A part of Maridesulfovibrio hydrothermalis AM13 = DSM 14728 genomic DNA contains:
- a CDS encoding acetyltransferase, which translates to MMKKIIIMGAGGHGQVVADALLLMKGATPVAFLDDNPEITGKKILGIPVIGGYSALNTIEHDGIVLALGNNGLRKRIFNELTAAGETLFTVIHPSAIIAPSVKMGNGCMILAGAIINTGAEIKDNTIINTNSTVEHHNIIGPHSHIAPGATLGGKVIVGEESMIGIGATVLPRVKIGNKAMLGAGSTANRRIADGVTAAGMPARKLKFQNN; encoded by the coding sequence ATGATGAAAAAAATTATTATCATGGGCGCAGGCGGTCATGGTCAGGTTGTGGCTGATGCTCTACTGCTAATGAAAGGGGCTACCCCTGTTGCATTTCTGGATGACAACCCTGAAATAACAGGTAAAAAAATTCTGGGCATCCCTGTTATCGGCGGCTATTCAGCCCTAAATACAATTGAGCATGACGGAATCGTCCTTGCACTCGGCAATAACGGTTTGCGCAAACGTATTTTCAATGAATTGACTGCTGCCGGTGAAACTCTTTTTACCGTTATTCACCCCTCAGCCATTATTGCGCCCAGCGTAAAGATGGGCAACGGATGCATGATCTTAGCTGGAGCGATAATTAATACCGGTGCTGAAATTAAAGACAATACAATTATCAACACCAATTCAACCGTTGAACATCATAATATAATAGGCCCGCATTCTCACATTGCCCCCGGAGCCACTTTAGGCGGCAAAGTTATTGTTGGCGAAGAATCCATGATAGGCATCGGAGCAACCGTTCTGCCCAGAGTTAAAATAGGCAATAAAGCTATGCTCGGAGCAGGGTCTACAGCCAACCGCAGGATCGCCGACGGGGTAACAGCAGCCGGAATGCCTGCCCGCAAGCTTAAATTTCAAAATAATTAA
- a CDS encoding DegT/DnrJ/EryC1/StrS family aminotransferase — translation MSAKSKKRIYLSPPHMGGSEQQYIQKAFESNFIAPLGPMVDGFEQDFSKLTGFTHCAALSSGTAALHLALRMLDIGPGDIVLASSLTFIGSVSPVSFLGAEAVFIDSDYKSWNMDPDLLAEAVEYYISIGKKPKAVVPTDLYGQCADYDRILEIIEPHGIPLVVDAAESVGATYKGRHAGKGALMAAYSFNGNKIITTSGGGLLASDDENLISRARWLSQQAKEPLPHYEHNEIGYNYRMSNLIAAVGRGQVEVIPKRVTRKREIFDFYEQSLSKCPGISFMPEADYGKCNRWLTVMLIDEDVFGASPDQIRIKLEEDNIESRPVWKPMHMQPIFRNNKVFGGKVGEDLFKRGLCLPSGTAMTQTDLDRTVKIIKGCGK, via the coding sequence GTGTCTGCAAAAAGTAAAAAGCGTATATATCTTTCCCCCCCACACATGGGAGGCAGTGAGCAGCAATATATTCAGAAGGCTTTTGAAAGCAATTTCATTGCCCCTCTCGGCCCCATGGTTGATGGATTTGAGCAAGATTTTTCTAAACTTACAGGTTTTACACACTGCGCAGCACTTTCGAGCGGCACAGCGGCTCTGCACCTAGCCCTGCGCATGCTTGATATCGGCCCCGGTGATATTGTCCTTGCGTCCTCTCTTACTTTCATAGGCAGTGTCAGCCCTGTTTCTTTTCTGGGAGCAGAAGCAGTCTTCATTGATTCAGATTACAAATCATGGAACATGGATCCAGATCTGCTTGCCGAAGCAGTAGAATATTATATTTCGATAGGTAAAAAACCTAAAGCAGTCGTCCCGACAGACCTGTATGGACAATGCGCCGACTATGACCGCATTCTAGAAATAATTGAACCGCATGGCATTCCACTTGTTGTAGATGCTGCTGAATCAGTCGGTGCAACCTACAAAGGCAGGCACGCAGGAAAAGGCGCACTTATGGCAGCCTATTCCTTTAACGGAAATAAAATTATCACCACTTCAGGAGGCGGATTGCTCGCTTCCGATGATGAAAATTTAATCTCCCGCGCCCGCTGGCTCTCCCAGCAGGCGAAAGAACCGCTTCCGCACTATGAGCATAACGAAATAGGCTACAACTACCGCATGTCCAACCTTATTGCAGCTGTCGGACGGGGACAGGTTGAAGTTATCCCTAAGCGCGTGACCCGCAAGCGTGAAATTTTTGACTTCTATGAACAGAGCCTGTCTAAATGTCCGGGTATATCTTTCATGCCCGAAGCTGATTACGGTAAATGCAACCGCTGGCTGACAGTTATGCTGATTGATGAAGATGTGTTTGGCGCATCGCCGGATCAGATTCGGATAAAACTTGAAGAAGATAATATTGAATCACGCCCGGTATGGAAACCCATGCACATGCAGCCCATTTTTAGAAACAATAAAGTCTTCGGCGGAAAAGTTGGCGAAGACCTGTTCAAAAGAGGGCTGTGCCTCCCTTCGGGGACAGCAATGACTCAAACTGATCTGGACCGGACAGTTAAAATTATTAAAGGATGTGGTAAATAA
- a CDS encoding KpsF/GutQ family sugar-phosphate isomerase — protein MTEKQLADFIERGREVLKIEENGLAAIRNDLDLSFAKAVEMLAGCKGRVIITGLGKSGLVGRKIAATMSSTGTPSFFLHPVEGAHGDLGMVRAEDVVIAISNSGETDELNSLLPAIRSFGTKIISITSEAQSSMGRLSDIVVKTKVPCEACSHGLAPTSSTTAALAMGDALAVCLMDHKSFDDKDFKKFHPGGSLGRRLTLCISELMHTDNIPAAPQQSRLKDALLILDKGRLGLVALTAESGKLSGVITDGDVRRLVCTGQFDIDRPACEVMAQNPLRITPDMSAAQALDIMEAKEITVLPVVTESGTISGMIHLHDLLGKGRLKFADNQRG, from the coding sequence ATGACAGAAAAGCAGCTTGCTGACTTTATTGAAAGAGGACGCGAAGTCCTTAAAATAGAAGAAAACGGTCTGGCCGCCATCCGCAATGATCTGGACCTAAGCTTTGCCAAAGCAGTTGAAATGCTCGCCGGATGTAAAGGACGGGTAATAATAACAGGGCTTGGCAAATCCGGACTTGTGGGCCGCAAAATTGCTGCCACGATGTCCAGTACCGGAACCCCTTCTTTTTTCCTACATCCTGTAGAGGGAGCACACGGAGACCTCGGCATGGTACGGGCCGAGGATGTGGTTATTGCCATCTCCAACAGCGGTGAAACGGACGAGCTTAATTCACTGCTGCCCGCAATCCGTTCATTCGGCACCAAAATCATTTCCATAACCTCCGAAGCTCAGTCCTCCATGGGCCGGCTCTCAGATATTGTTGTAAAAACCAAAGTACCATGCGAAGCCTGCTCTCACGGACTTGCTCCCACGTCAAGCACCACTGCGGCACTGGCTATGGGTGATGCTCTGGCGGTATGTCTTATGGACCACAAGTCCTTTGACGACAAGGATTTCAAGAAATTTCATCCCGGCGGTTCACTTGGACGCAGGCTGACCCTGTGTATCAGCGAACTTATGCACACTGATAACATCCCTGCTGCGCCGCAGCAGAGCCGCCTCAAGGATGCTCTGCTTATTCTTGATAAAGGCAGACTGGGCCTTGTGGCACTCACAGCAGAATCGGGTAAACTCAGCGGAGTCATCACCGATGGTGATGTACGCAGGCTTGTCTGTACAGGGCAGTTTGATATAGACCGCCCGGCCTGCGAAGTTATGGCTCAGAATCCTTTACGAATCACTCCGGACATGTCCGCAGCGCAAGCTTTAGACATTATGGAGGCAAAAGAAATCACAGTCCTGCCCGTTGTCACAGAGTCCGGAACTATTTCCGGCATGATCCACCTTCATGATCTGCTGGGCAAAGGTCGACTAAAATTTGCAGATAACCAAAGAGGTTAA
- a CDS encoding polysaccharide biosynthesis protein, producing MIHNLRNANFYMMVLIDLLVFITAFYGAYLFRFDFGLPAYAEIQFYELLKYTVIIKFSVFLGLGLYRGMWRYTSLRDLWHILEATFLQSLILVTVVLYKFGFDGFSRGIFIIDWMLTVFMCGGFRVLIRSFYAYRDGNAITLSPESCPDNGSNVLIIGAGRAGEKVVREIKGSGQLKYSPVGFLDNDKSKRGRTIHGVPVLGQLSDLHDLVENKCVNEILIAVAEASGEQMREIIDNCKKTGLPYKILPGMDEIINGKVGIKALRDVSYQDLLGRSQVQLDTTSISKYLSGKTVLVTGCGGSIGSELVRQVVRFKPAKIILVDASEANLYGIQMELHHELKFHDYVTVLGSVQDFELLDSTFEKYKPHTIFHAAAYKHVPMMERNPWQAVQNNICGTRNVMTAADKHGVDRFVIVSTDKAVRPTNIMGASKRVTELLMHLFPNSKTTFMAVRFGNVVGSSGSVVPLFRRQIEKGGPVTVTHPNVTRYFMSISEAAQLILQAGVMAEGGEIFILEMGLPVKIADMARDLIRLSGKEPDKDIEIVFTGLREGEKLYEELITDGEDIVRTEHDKIMVLKAFENDHEKYAADLKEKLNNMMAAADELDGKAVREQLHKTVPEFDEEG from the coding sequence ATGATCCACAACCTTCGTAATGCTAATTTTTATATGATGGTCCTTATAGATCTGTTAGTCTTTATAACTGCTTTTTACGGGGCCTATCTTTTCCGCTTTGATTTCGGATTACCGGCATATGCAGAGATACAGTTTTATGAACTTCTCAAATACACCGTAATCATCAAATTTTCTGTATTTCTAGGCCTTGGACTGTATCGGGGCATGTGGCGTTATACCAGCCTGCGTGACCTTTGGCATATCCTTGAGGCCACTTTTCTCCAGTCCCTGATTCTGGTCACGGTAGTTCTATACAAATTCGGTTTTGACGGATTTTCACGCGGAATTTTCATCATCGACTGGATGCTCACTGTTTTCATGTGCGGTGGATTCAGGGTTCTTATCCGCTCCTTTTATGCATACCGAGACGGAAATGCCATTACACTCTCCCCGGAATCCTGTCCCGATAACGGCAGCAACGTGTTGATCATCGGAGCAGGAAGAGCCGGAGAAAAAGTTGTCCGTGAAATTAAAGGAAGTGGACAGCTCAAATATTCCCCTGTTGGATTCCTTGACAATGACAAATCCAAACGAGGACGGACCATCCACGGAGTTCCTGTTCTGGGACAACTTTCCGACCTGCATGATCTGGTTGAAAACAAATGCGTTAACGAAATACTTATCGCTGTTGCCGAGGCTTCCGGCGAACAGATGCGCGAAATAATCGACAATTGCAAAAAGACCGGACTGCCCTATAAAATTCTGCCCGGAATGGATGAAATCATCAACGGCAAGGTAGGCATCAAGGCCCTGCGAGATGTAAGTTATCAGGATCTGCTTGGCCGCTCTCAAGTACAGCTTGATACCACAAGCATCAGCAAATACCTGTCCGGCAAAACCGTTCTGGTAACCGGATGCGGCGGCTCTATCGGCTCGGAGCTGGTACGGCAGGTTGTGCGCTTCAAACCGGCAAAGATCATTTTAGTTGATGCCAGTGAAGCCAACCTTTACGGCATTCAAATGGAACTGCATCATGAGCTGAAATTTCATGACTATGTAACAGTGCTCGGGTCAGTGCAGGATTTTGAACTTCTGGACAGCACCTTCGAGAAATACAAACCGCATACGATCTTTCACGCAGCGGCTTATAAACATGTCCCCATGATGGAGCGTAACCCGTGGCAGGCGGTGCAAAATAATATCTGCGGAACCAGAAATGTTATGACCGCAGCAGATAAACACGGCGTTGACCGTTTTGTTATCGTCTCAACCGATAAGGCTGTGCGCCCAACCAATATTATGGGTGCGTCCAAACGGGTGACAGAACTGCTCATGCACCTCTTTCCCAACTCCAAAACAACTTTCATGGCTGTCAGATTCGGCAACGTTGTAGGATCATCGGGATCAGTTGTCCCCCTTTTCCGCAGACAGATTGAAAAAGGCGGACCGGTAACCGTTACCCACCCCAACGTGACCCGCTATTTCATGTCCATTTCAGAAGCTGCCCAGCTTATTTTGCAGGCCGGAGTTATGGCTGAGGGCGGCGAGATTTTTATTCTTGAAATGGGACTGCCCGTAAAAATAGCCGACATGGCCCGTGACCTGATTCGTCTTTCCGGCAAGGAGCCTGACAAAGATATCGAAATAGTATTCACAGGACTGCGTGAAGGTGAAAAACTCTATGAAGAATTAATCACCGACGGCGAAGATATTGTCCGCACTGAGCATGACAAAATCATGGTCCTTAAAGCCTTTGAAAATGACCATGAAAAATATGCTGCTGATTTAAAAGAAAAATTAAACAACATGATGGCTGCAGCAGACGAGCTTGATGGCAAAGCAGTCAGAGAACAGCTGCATAAGACTGTTCCTGAATTTGATGAAGAAGGCTAA
- a CDS encoding sugar transferase: protein MTIKRCFDIVISVTALIIFSPILAGVAIAIHRKIGGGIFFIQRRPGIHGKPFNIIKFKTMSDARDEHGKLLPDSERLSRFGQILRSTSLDELPELINVIFGDMSLVGPRPLLMQYLKRYTPEQARRHDVLPGITGWAQVNGRNAISWDDKFELDVWYVDNHTLLLDIKILFMTVARVFKRDGITQPGQATAQEFMGKSDTTNGNN from the coding sequence ATGACCATTAAAAGATGCTTCGACATCGTTATTTCAGTGACAGCCCTGATTATTTTTTCTCCCATTCTAGCGGGAGTTGCTATTGCCATTCACCGCAAAATAGGTGGTGGCATTTTCTTTATCCAGCGAAGACCGGGCATACATGGCAAACCTTTCAATATCATCAAATTTAAAACCATGTCGGATGCCAGAGATGAACATGGAAAACTGCTGCCCGACTCGGAAAGGCTTAGCCGGTTCGGACAGATTTTACGATCAACCTCACTTGATGAATTGCCGGAGTTAATCAATGTTATCTTTGGTGACATGTCTCTGGTCGGCCCCAGACCCTTACTGATGCAATACCTTAAGCGATACACTCCGGAACAGGCCAGACGGCATGATGTGCTGCCCGGAATCACCGGATGGGCACAGGTCAATGGACGTAATGCCATTTCATGGGACGACAAATTTGAACTCGATGTCTGGTACGTGGATAATCACACTTTGCTGCTTGATATAAAGATACTGTTCATGACCGTTGCCCGCGTATTCAAACGGGACGGAATCACCCAGCCCGGACAAGCTACCGCTCAGGAATTTATGGGAAAATCTGATACAACTAACGGAAATAATTAA
- a CDS encoding glycosyltransferase family 4 protein — protein MKIAVIGGYGPSLINFRGSMLRAMKNAGHEVYGIAPLDSPDVEAKLAELGVNYIAAPIKRTGMNPLKDLKALWALLKILRKIKPDAVLSYTIKPVIYGSIAARLAGVKNIFSMITGLGYAFGQTSGKRAVLFTLVKNMYRTGLAFNKVVMFQNPDDRNLFVELGIISKNKPTVITNGSGVDLDHFSNSPAAKGKPVFLCISRLLKEKGVREFAWASINLKKKYPEADFRLVGPHDHGPDSISENLINQWRAGGLEYAGPVSDVRNELKNCSVYVLPSYREGTPRSVLEAMATGRAVVTTDTAGCKETVIEGWNGYMVPVKNIPALEEAMELFITQPELIQSMGAASLEYVTEKYDVNKVSATIMNAMEL, from the coding sequence ATGAAAATTGCAGTAATTGGAGGTTATGGGCCTTCGCTTATAAATTTCAGAGGCTCCATGCTTCGTGCCATGAAAAATGCAGGACATGAAGTTTATGGCATTGCCCCGCTTGATTCTCCAGATGTTGAAGCAAAACTTGCTGAGCTGGGAGTCAACTATATTGCAGCACCTATAAAGCGCACAGGGATGAATCCGCTTAAAGATTTGAAAGCTCTCTGGGCTTTGCTCAAAATCCTGCGGAAAATTAAACCTGATGCGGTTCTTTCGTATACGATTAAGCCTGTCATTTATGGTTCTATCGCGGCCCGCCTTGCAGGGGTTAAAAATATTTTTTCCATGATCACCGGACTGGGGTACGCCTTTGGACAAACTTCCGGCAAACGGGCAGTACTGTTTACTCTGGTTAAAAATATGTATCGAACCGGACTTGCCTTTAATAAGGTCGTGATGTTCCAAAATCCAGACGACCGGAATTTGTTTGTGGAGCTTGGAATTATCAGTAAAAATAAGCCGACAGTCATCACTAACGGCTCAGGTGTAGACCTTGATCATTTTTCAAATTCTCCGGCAGCAAAAGGGAAACCTGTTTTTTTGTGTATTTCAAGACTGCTTAAGGAAAAAGGAGTCAGGGAATTTGCATGGGCTTCAATTAATTTGAAGAAAAAATATCCCGAAGCGGACTTCAGACTTGTAGGCCCTCATGATCACGGACCGGACTCTATCAGTGAAAATCTCATTAATCAGTGGAGAGCCGGCGGACTAGAATATGCAGGACCGGTCAGTGATGTTCGGAATGAACTTAAAAACTGCTCTGTTTATGTACTGCCCTCCTACCGTGAAGGAACACCGCGCTCCGTACTGGAAGCAATGGCTACAGGGCGGGCTGTTGTTACTACAGATACAGCAGGATGCAAAGAGACAGTTATTGAAGGATGGAACGGATATATGGTTCCTGTTAAAAATATACCGGCCCTTGAGGAAGCTATGGAGCTTTTTATCACCCAGCCGGAACTTATTCAAAGCATGGGCGCAGCCTCCCTTGAATATGTCACTGAAAAATATGATGTTAATAAAGTTAGTGCGACCATCATGAATGCTATGGAGTTATAA
- a CDS encoding winged helix-turn-helix domain-containing protein, which yields MLKELFTSKTRIKLLLKLFLNPDVSSYLRELAAEFDVSPNAMKEELDGLSEAGYLNKKKEGRYIFYNANSTHPFFPEISSIVRKYIGIDQILEHILSTMGDVNSVYVLDDYAKGIDSGIIDVLIIGDDIDSDRIVDLCNKAEEAIQRKIRIMVLNSEEFEKTSDIYLRRPNWKIV from the coding sequence ATGCTCAAAGAACTTTTCACATCCAAAACTAGAATCAAGCTGCTGCTTAAACTTTTCCTCAATCCGGACGTATCGTCTTATTTGCGGGAACTGGCGGCAGAATTTGACGTTTCTCCAAATGCTATGAAAGAGGAACTGGACGGGCTTAGCGAGGCCGGATATCTCAATAAGAAAAAAGAAGGACGCTACATATTTTATAATGCCAATTCCACCCATCCGTTCTTTCCTGAAATCAGTTCCATAGTACGTAAGTACATTGGAATTGATCAGATCCTTGAACACATCCTTTCCACCATGGGTGATGTCAATTCAGTTTATGTGCTTGATGATTATGCCAAGGGCATAGATTCAGGCATCATTGATGTTCTTATTATCGGTGATGATATTGACTCGGATAGAATTGTTGACTTGTGCAACAAAGCTGAAGAAGCAATCCAACGAAAAATTAGAATAATGGTCCTCAACTCTGAGGAATTCGAAAAAACAAGTGATATCTATTTAAGACGCCCCAATTGGAAGATTGTCTAA
- the asnB gene encoding asparagine synthase (glutamine-hydrolyzing), translating to MCAIAGLIDFSHSTGTGQLERIARKMGEAQNHRGPDGHGQWSDPESGIALDHRRLAIIDLTDEGVQPMHSCSRRYVTVFNGEIYNYRELRAKLEQAEGFRGWRGHSDTEVMLEAFEQWGFEKAVKSFNGMFSIALWDRENRQLFLARDRMGEKPLYYSNQGDTFLFGSELKALMAHESFVKNIDRHSLASYLRYHYVPAPRTIFKDVHCLMPGTWIIIQPDGSISEPQQYWSLLDCARDAENKIFTAPDENIIETLEDLLLKVIEREMISDVPLGAFLSGGIDSSLIVALMQQCALSPVKTFTIGFDDEAYNEADDAKAVARHIGTEHTELYVSPKDALDIIPQIPHIWDQPFSDASQIPTHLVSRMTREHVTVALSGDGGDELFAGYNRHIKGASLWHKLKNVPIPLRIIGARSIANISPASWDRVFKMYEPLLPTGLQMRLPGQKLHKLADVMAAESAAEYYKAITSNWQNPEDAVPDREFNSPFQNTDMQPSQNNLTAWMQYMDAATYLPDDILTKVDRAAMAVSLETRAPFLDHEVVEFSQRLPMHLRIQNGHGKHALRQILYKHVPRELIERPKMGFGIPIDSWLRGPLREWAEGLISPNRLELDGFFNIGEIRRIWNEHLSGKKDNQYRIWNILVFQSWLDHWDI from the coding sequence ATGTGCGCAATAGCCGGACTCATTGATTTTTCACACAGCACCGGCACCGGACAACTCGAAAGAATTGCCCGGAAAATGGGTGAAGCCCAAAACCATCGAGGCCCTGACGGGCATGGACAATGGTCCGATCCAGAGTCCGGCATAGCACTTGATCACCGCCGTCTTGCCATCATAGACCTTACCGATGAAGGTGTGCAGCCCATGCACAGCTGCTCCAGACGCTACGTTACGGTTTTTAACGGTGAGATATATAATTATCGTGAACTTCGAGCCAAGCTGGAACAAGCTGAAGGATTCAGAGGCTGGCGCGGGCATTCTGATACAGAAGTAATGCTCGAAGCATTCGAACAATGGGGCTTTGAAAAAGCTGTAAAATCTTTTAACGGTATGTTTTCCATTGCCCTCTGGGATCGCGAAAACAGACAGCTTTTTCTCGCCAGAGACCGCATGGGAGAAAAACCGCTCTACTACTCCAACCAAGGTGACACCTTTCTTTTCGGCTCAGAACTCAAAGCCCTCATGGCCCACGAGTCCTTTGTAAAAAATATTGACCGCCACTCGCTGGCATCATACCTGCGCTATCACTATGTACCGGCTCCGCGCACAATATTCAAAGACGTCCATTGCCTCATGCCCGGCACATGGATCATAATTCAGCCAGACGGTTCAATATCTGAGCCGCAACAATACTGGTCTCTTTTAGACTGCGCCCGTGATGCTGAAAACAAAATATTCACTGCGCCGGATGAAAATATCATCGAAACTCTTGAAGACCTGCTGCTCAAGGTGATCGAAAGAGAAATGATATCTGATGTGCCGCTCGGAGCCTTCCTTTCAGGTGGTATAGACTCCTCGCTTATCGTTGCCCTTATGCAGCAGTGCGCTCTGTCTCCGGTCAAGACCTTTACCATCGGCTTTGATGACGAAGCATACAACGAAGCAGATGATGCAAAAGCCGTTGCCAGACATATCGGGACTGAACACACCGAGCTGTACGTCTCCCCCAAAGACGCTCTTGATATCATCCCTCAGATTCCCCATATATGGGATCAGCCTTTTTCCGATGCCTCACAGATTCCAACCCATCTGGTCTCCCGCATGACCCGCGAACACGTAACCGTTGCTCTGTCCGGAGATGGCGGTGACGAACTTTTCGCAGGTTACAACCGGCACATCAAGGGAGCTTCGCTCTGGCACAAACTCAAAAATGTCCCGATTCCGCTGCGCATAATCGGCGCGCGGTCCATTGCAAATATTTCCCCTGCAAGCTGGGATAGAGTTTTCAAGATGTACGAACCTCTATTGCCGACCGGCCTGCAAATGCGTCTGCCCGGACAAAAGCTGCACAAACTGGCCGATGTAATGGCTGCTGAATCTGCCGCAGAATATTACAAAGCCATCACATCCAACTGGCAAAACCCCGAAGATGCAGTTCCAGACAGAGAATTTAACAGCCCGTTCCAAAACACAGACATGCAGCCTTCACAGAACAACCTGACCGCATGGATGCAGTACATGGACGCCGCCACTTATCTGCCCGACGATATCCTCACCAAGGTGGATCGGGCCGCTATGGCTGTCAGTCTTGAAACCCGCGCGCCTTTTCTCGATCATGAGGTAGTTGAATTCTCGCAGCGACTGCCCATGCATTTGCGCATTCAGAACGGACATGGCAAGCATGCCCTGCGCCAGATACTATACAAGCATGTGCCCAGAGAGCTTATTGAACGACCTAAAATGGGATTCGGTATTCCCATTGACAGCTGGCTGCGCGGACCCTTGCGCGAATGGGCCGAAGGGCTTATCTCCCCGAACAGACTGGAACTTGACGGCTTTTTCAATATCGGAGAAATCCGCCGGATCTGGAATGAGCACTTAAGCGGGAAAAAAGACAACCAATACCGGATCTGGAATATTTTAGTCTTCCAATCATGGCTTGATCATTGGGATATATAG
- a CDS encoding type II secretion system F family protein, protein MPTYQYRAVTNEGKKKKGFVEASSQSKAFATLQSKGLMPLRLEQVKSGQKEKSSARSLASSMSMGSKIRLGESFYYLGILIQSGTALAQSLDMMARMTGGKSSHTWMEIRDAVQSGESFSSCLAKYPKVFPQVYVGMVQVAESVGKLGDVLENIAKYEEERAEVSGRLMTAMVYPVVILMIGMGAVYFLLSEVLPKITGIFKAAKGELPTSTKIVVALGNTLENLGPMALIIPLAVIFALVSAYKSVPKFRESVDALLWKIPLVQKSTLARFSGILGFQIDAGIPLVQGMESSANAVSSTFFRKKMGEARDEVATGRSLSAVLAEQKIYPDIYILTLTAGQKSGELGKFLQRMGNIFERDVDNFMKRVVALAEPMLLLFIGMLIAFIVVAIMGPIFDLTTLVK, encoded by the coding sequence ATGCCCACTTATCAATATAGAGCGGTTACAAACGAAGGTAAAAAGAAAAAAGGTTTTGTGGAGGCTTCTTCACAATCCAAAGCTTTTGCCACTTTGCAGAGCAAAGGGCTTATGCCACTACGCCTTGAGCAGGTTAAGTCCGGACAGAAAGAGAAAAGTTCAGCCCGCTCACTTGCATCCTCCATGTCTATGGGGAGTAAAATCCGCCTTGGTGAATCCTTTTATTACCTTGGAATTCTTATTCAGAGCGGAACCGCACTGGCCCAGTCACTGGACATGATGGCCCGCATGACCGGCGGTAAATCCAGCCACACATGGATGGAGATACGCGATGCGGTTCAATCGGGTGAAAGCTTTTCATCCTGCCTTGCCAAGTATCCGAAGGTTTTCCCGCAGGTCTATGTCGGCATGGTTCAAGTAGCTGAATCTGTAGGTAAACTTGGCGATGTTCTCGAAAATATTGCAAAATACGAAGAAGAACGCGCTGAAGTAAGCGGACGCCTCATGACCGCGATGGTTTATCCTGTTGTTATTTTAATGATCGGTATGGGAGCGGTATACTTTCTGCTTTCCGAAGTTTTGCCTAAAATAACCGGTATATTCAAAGCCGCAAAAGGCGAACTGCCCACTTCCACAAAAATTGTTGTAGCACTGGGGAACACGCTTGAGAACCTCGGCCCTATGGCTCTGATCATTCCTCTTGCAGTAATTTTTGCTCTTGTAAGTGCCTACAAATCAGTTCCTAAATTTCGGGAAAGTGTTGATGCCCTGCTCTGGAAAATACCATTGGTGCAGAAAAGCACTTTGGCCCGTTTTTCCGGTATTCTCGGGTTCCAGATTGATGCCGGTATTCCACTCGTGCAGGGCATGGAGAGTTCCGCAAATGCAGTAAGTTCAACTTTTTTCAGAAAAAAGATGGGCGAGGCACGGGACGAGGTTGCCACCGGACGCTCTTTAAGCGCAGTTCTTGCCGAGCAGAAAATTTATCCGGACATTTACATTCTCACCCTCACTGCCGGACAAAAATCAGGTGAACTGGGCAAATTTCTGCAACGCATGGGTAATATTTTCGAACGTGACGTGGATAACTTCATGAAACGCGTAGTTGCGCTGGCTGAGCCAATGCTCCTGCTGTTTATCGGCATGCTCATAGCCTTTATCGTTGTCGCAATTATGGGTCCTATTTTCGATCTGACGACTCTCGTAAAATGA